The Spirochaetia bacterium 38H-sp genome includes the window TGAGAGCTTCTTTGAGTGCAGGAAGACGTGTAAGCGTCTTAACCATTGCAATCTGGTTTTCATAATTTGTTGCAAACTTGATAAAATCAACGACTGCTTCTAGTTTCTGTCCAGAAACCTCTGCAGGAATCATAAAATACTTTCCGCTTGTATAAGGTGCAGGCCATTTACCCGTTGCACTTACCATAGGAATCCTGGCAACACCCAGCTTATCACCAAGAGCTTCCTTATACCCGCTGAGAGACCAGTCTCCATTGATGATCATGGCAGCCTTACCCTCTTTAAAAAGAGTATCAGAACCATCATAGTCTGATTCTGCAGGAAGAATTTCGTATTTATATTTGAGATCATAGAGGAACTGGAGAGTATCTACCATAGCCTTGGTATTGAGAGACGGGGTGATTCCATCGTCTGCAAAGACCTTTCCACCAAAACCGCCAAGCCATGGAACAAGCCAGAAAGGCTCAGTCTGATTAAAAACAAGAGGGATAATTCCCTTTGACTTAAGAGCAGATGACATCTTGATTAGGTCATCGGTTGATTTTGGGGGATTAGCTACAAGCTTCTTGTTGTAAATGAGCATAAAATGATTACCGCTAGAAATAGGAACAGCCCATGTTTTGCCCTTCATCGACACTGAAGGAACATATTTGGAAAGATCCACTAGATCATCAACAGGTTGGATAAGCTCTGCAACAACAAAAGGACCAGCATGGTCATTTACTGTCCACAAAAGGTCCGGAGCAGCACCGGCAAGGCTGGCAGTCTGAAAATCTTCTCTTAGAGCTTCTGTGTCTTTATTAAGAACCTCTATCGTAAGACCTGGATACTTCGATGCATAAGCATCCGCAATCGATTGCACAAATGCATATGCACCTTCTGCTTCACCTTCTTGAGTCCAGAGTGTAATCGACATTCCTCCAGACTCAGTACCTTCTTCTGCCCCACCATTAGCAAACACATTAGCTCCAACAAGGGCAAAAACAAGGAAAAACACCCAAAAAAACTTCTTCATGGGTCACCTCCACATAGGATTCAAAGCTTGCTATGCAAGCGTTTGCACTAATTATAAAGCATTATTAAAAATTCTGCAACAAAAATTTTATCTTAATATTGTGTTTTTATTATAGAAAAAAGAAATCTCAAAAATCAAATTTTTTCAGAAAATTTTAATTATTCAAAAAGCATGAGCTGAGAATCATCATTATAGGATTTTATTTTTTTACTTTTATTATACGTAGAACTCAAAGTTTCTGAAGCGGTTTTTCCACCCCAGATCATGGATTGTTTTTTGTTATAATCAATAACTTTATAAAAATCGACAATGTTTTTTTTCTGTCTTTCTATGCTAATAATAAAATTATGCAAATTTTTGAGAACTGGACGCCTTAATTCTAAAGGAAGCTTAATTTTATGCACAATATCATCCATTTCTGCTATAACATTATCATATATGCATGTCATAACAGGGAACGGATGCCCATCTTTGCCTCCATGTGCAAAGGAAAATCTGGCAGGATCACTAAACCTGACCGGGTTTCCATATACAAGTTCTGCTACAAGAGCAAGCGATTGCATTGTTCTTGGACCCACATTTTTCATAAGCACAAGATCTGCAAAGTTTTTTAATTCTTTGTCATAGGCTGCGGCAAGTATGGCTCCTAGCCTTTTCAAGTTAATATCTCTTGGTAGAATATTATGTCTTGTCGGCATGACAATACGGCGCAATTCATTATATTGAGAAACTGGAGGTTGGATAAGAAAATCCAGCATACTATCTCTTGATGCACTGGCCCTAGAATCGGAAAGATTGATAATTTCTCCTTCATTTTCACCTATAATGGCAGTGTGGGGATCAGAAAAAAAGTCCCCTACACTATCGGAAAGCCAATGATATCTTCTTGCCATCCTCTTCTCATCATTCATACCCTGCTGCACAACACACCATTTTCCATTATCTGCAAGTATAAAAGTATGAAGATATAGAGAAAAGCCATCCTGAATGCAATTATTATCTATTTTTGCAACAAGTCTGGATGTTTTTACAAGCTCATCACCATCAGCACCAAAGCGATAAGAAACATCCATGAGCTGCCTGGGGGTATCTTTGGAAAATCGTCCACGGCCTCCGCAGATCACAATACCCAACTGTCTTTTTTGCAAAGCCTTCTGTAGAGCAAAAAGCAATGTCGTAGTACTGCCGGAAGAATGCCAATCCATCCCCAAAAGACAAGAAAAAGCCTGAAACCAGTCAGGATTGGAAATCCTGGATAAAAATCCATCGGTACCAAAACTGCTGACTATTTCTTCTGCGATAGTACCGGCAAGTTTTTCCATACGTAAGGCAAGCCAATGGGGAACTTTACCGTAATGCAAGGGAAGATCATATGAGCCTTTCTTGTTCATAACTATTCCAATTGACAGTAGTAGTTTTATATATGATTATTATACACCATATGGAGAAAAAACATAACCAGATAAAAATAAAAAATATAGATTGGAAAAAATGGCAATTTACAGAAAAGGCTGTGCTGTGTTTTGTCATAAACAATGATAAAATTTTATTGATCCATAAGAAAAGAGGCCTTGGAAAAGGTAAGATTAATGCTCCGGGAGGAAGAATAGAAGAAGGAGAAACACCAATAAAAGCAGCAATAAGAGAAACTCAAGAAGAAGTACTGATAACTCCTATAAATCCTGTAAAATATGCAGAACTCAATTTTATTTTTACAGATGGTTATTCTTTGTACGGAGAAGCATATATCAGTAAAAGCCATACGGGAATACCAGGAGAAACAGAAGAAGCTAAGCCTTTTTGGCAAGAAATAGACAAAATACCGTATGATAGAATGTGGGAAGATGACAGGCTATGGCTGCCCCATGTACTTAATGGAAAAAAAGTAAAAGCTTATTTTATATTTGAAAAAGACAAAATGCTGGATCATAATGTAGAGATAGTAGAATCTTTTTGACTGGGATTTTCCAACC containing:
- a CDS encoding extracellular solute-binding protein, with the translated sequence MKKFFWVFFLVFALVGANVFANGGAEEGTESGGMSITLWTQEGEAEGAYAFVQSIADAYASKYPGLTIEVLNKDTEALREDFQTASLAGAAPDLLWTVNDHAGPFVVAELIQPVDDLVDLSKYVPSVSMKGKTWAVPISSGNHFMLIYNKKLVANPPKSTDDLIKMSSALKSKGIIPLVFNQTEPFWLVPWLGGFGGKVFADDGITPSLNTKAMVDTLQFLYDLKYKYEILPAESDYDGSDTLFKEGKAAMIINGDWSLSGYKEALGDKLGVARIPMVSATGKWPAPYTSGKYFMIPAEVSGQKLEAVVDFIKFATNYENQIAMVKTLTRLPALKEALNDPIIKSDAILSASADQMTVGTPMPSVVEMRANWDAMKPEMNAVLADQKTPAEAAKAMQEAALAGVEALK
- a CDS encoding DUF763 domain-containing protein; the encoded protein is MNKKGSYDLPLHYGKVPHWLALRMEKLAGTIAEEIVSSFGTDGFLSRISNPDWFQAFSCLLGMDWHSSGSTTTLLFALQKALQKRQLGIVICGGRGRFSKDTPRQLMDVSYRFGADGDELVKTSRLVAKIDNNCIQDGFSLYLHTFILADNGKWCVVQQGMNDEKRMARRYHWLSDSVGDFFSDPHTAIIGENEGEIINLSDSRASASRDSMLDFLIQPPVSQYNELRRIVMPTRHNILPRDINLKRLGAILAAAYDKELKNFADLVLMKNVGPRTMQSLALVAELVYGNPVRFSDPARFSFAHGGKDGHPFPVMTCIYDNVIAEMDDIVHKIKLPLELRRPVLKNLHNFIISIERQKKNIVDFYKVIDYNKKQSMIWGGKTASETLSSTYNKSKKIKSYNDDSQLMLFE
- a CDS encoding 8-oxo-dGTP diphosphatase codes for the protein MIIIHHMEKKHNQIKIKNIDWKKWQFTEKAVLCFVINNDKILLIHKKRGLGKGKINAPGGRIEEGETPIKAAIRETQEEVLITPINPVKYAELNFIFTDGYSLYGEAYISKSHTGIPGETEEAKPFWQEIDKIPYDRMWEDDRLWLPHVLNGKKVKAYFIFEKDKMLDHNVEIVESF